Proteins found in one Neodiprion lecontei isolate iyNeoLeco1 chromosome 6, iyNeoLeco1.1, whole genome shotgun sequence genomic segment:
- the LOC107218164 gene encoding uncharacterized protein LOC107218164 isoform X1 encodes MACRQVLKAIIRRTWPIMYASTTLFVNSTSTQKPCADQKLTLEPPDSKTLSYDYMIKQSTIDAVNTASQVLTVTYSAIESTSRDYRNMLTKLIVLVRETLTYEVCDSHWDMIVEVRAEVQLKKEILTKLIGFMDYVHKMAVAASETTYLAGMDNLSTTLCQRIDDALINMQKEIDLNKVLEEEYCRVQQQCIIKCRERSTKEDVSQNQQESPISTPTLNPDLDMDEIVNSVDP; translated from the exons ATGGCATGCCGTCAAGTGTTGAAAGCTATCATCAGAAGAACATGGCCTATAATG TATGCCTCGACAACATTGTTCGTTAACAGTACATCAACACAAAAACCATGTGCGGATCAAAAGCTAACTCTGGAGCCACCTGATTCTAAAACATTGTCCTACGATTATATGATAAAACAGTCGACAATAGACGCGGTAAACACCGCCTCACAAGTATTGACAGTTACATATTCTGCAATTGAATCGACAAGTCGAGATTATAG aAATATGTTGACTAAATTGATCGTCCTCGTAAGAGAAACTTTAACTTATGAAGTGTGTGATTCACATTGGGATATGATTGTGGAAGTGCGAGCTGAGGTTCAACTTAAAAAGGAAATTCTTACA AAACTGATTGGCTTTATGGATTATGTTCACAAGATGGCTGTTGCTGCATCTGAAACAACATATCTAGCAGGCATGGATAATCTATCGACAACACTGTGCCAAAGAATTGATGATGCCTTGATAAATATGCAAAAAGAAATTGATCTCAACAAAGTACTGGAAGAAGAATACTGCCGAGTTCAACAACAGTGTATAATCAAATGTAGAGAACGAT CTACGAAAGAAGACGTTTCGCAAAACCAGCAAGAGAGTCCGATTTCTACACCAACACTCAATCCAGATTTAGACATGGATGAAATAGTTAATTCCGTTGATCCTTAG
- the LOC107218164 gene encoding uncharacterized protein LOC107218164 isoform X3 has protein sequence MACRQVLKAIIRRTWPIMYASTTLFVNSTSTQKPCADQKLTLEPPDSKTLSYDYMIKQSTIDAVNTASQVLTVTYSAIESTSRDYRNMLTKLIVLVRETLTYEVCDSHWDMIVEVRAEVQLKKEILTMAVAASETTYLAGMDNLSTTLCQRIDDALINMQKEIDLNKVLEEEYCRVQQQCIIKCRERSTKEDVSQNQQESPISTPTLNPDLDMDEIVNSVDP, from the exons ATGGCATGCCGTCAAGTGTTGAAAGCTATCATCAGAAGAACATGGCCTATAATG TATGCCTCGACAACATTGTTCGTTAACAGTACATCAACACAAAAACCATGTGCGGATCAAAAGCTAACTCTGGAGCCACCTGATTCTAAAACATTGTCCTACGATTATATGATAAAACAGTCGACAATAGACGCGGTAAACACCGCCTCACAAGTATTGACAGTTACATATTCTGCAATTGAATCGACAAGTCGAGATTATAG aAATATGTTGACTAAATTGATCGTCCTCGTAAGAGAAACTTTAACTTATGAAGTGTGTGATTCACATTGGGATATGATTGTGGAAGTGCGAGCTGAGGTTCAACTTAAAAAGGAAATTCTTACA ATGGCTGTTGCTGCATCTGAAACAACATATCTAGCAGGCATGGATAATCTATCGACAACACTGTGCCAAAGAATTGATGATGCCTTGATAAATATGCAAAAAGAAATTGATCTCAACAAAGTACTGGAAGAAGAATACTGCCGAGTTCAACAACAGTGTATAATCAAATGTAGAGAACGAT CTACGAAAGAAGACGTTTCGCAAAACCAGCAAGAGAGTCCGATTTCTACACCAACACTCAATCCAGATTTAGACATGGATGAAATAGTTAATTCCGTTGATCCTTAG
- the LOC107218164 gene encoding uncharacterized protein LOC107218164 isoform X2: MACRQVLKAIIRRTWPIMYASTTLFVNSTSTQKPCADQKLTLEPPDSKTLSYDYMIKQSTIDAVNTASQVLTVTYSAIESTSRDYRNMLTKLIVLVRETLTYEVCDSHWDMIVEVRAEVQLKKEILTKLIGFMDYVHKMAVAASETTYLAGMDNLSTTLCQRIDDALINMQKEIDLNKVLEEEYCRVQQQCIIKSTKEDVSQNQQESPISTPTLNPDLDMDEIVNSVDP; the protein is encoded by the exons ATGGCATGCCGTCAAGTGTTGAAAGCTATCATCAGAAGAACATGGCCTATAATG TATGCCTCGACAACATTGTTCGTTAACAGTACATCAACACAAAAACCATGTGCGGATCAAAAGCTAACTCTGGAGCCACCTGATTCTAAAACATTGTCCTACGATTATATGATAAAACAGTCGACAATAGACGCGGTAAACACCGCCTCACAAGTATTGACAGTTACATATTCTGCAATTGAATCGACAAGTCGAGATTATAG aAATATGTTGACTAAATTGATCGTCCTCGTAAGAGAAACTTTAACTTATGAAGTGTGTGATTCACATTGGGATATGATTGTGGAAGTGCGAGCTGAGGTTCAACTTAAAAAGGAAATTCTTACA AAACTGATTGGCTTTATGGATTATGTTCACAAGATGGCTGTTGCTGCATCTGAAACAACATATCTAGCAGGCATGGATAATCTATCGACAACACTGTGCCAAAGAATTGATGATGCCTTGATAAATATGCAAAAAGAAATTGATCTCAACAAAGTACTGGAAGAAGAATACTGCCGAGTTCAACAACAGTGTATAATCAAAT CTACGAAAGAAGACGTTTCGCAAAACCAGCAAGAGAGTCCGATTTCTACACCAACACTCAATCCAGATTTAGACATGGATGAAATAGTTAATTCCGTTGATCCTTAG
- the LOC107218255 gene encoding uncharacterized protein LOC107218255 has translation MQNWNQWQMPAGAISAPMPPTPAGFTAPGADPMAMMQSYMQYYNQPAPSGYTAEQWAAAQQQNWTQWQQWQQQFQQWQAQYGEKYQETMKQLSAQGLTLPNVTQAPPLPSSQPLPPLPKEEHAKPPLPPDNNKPFQYANMPPPHQNNLPLFPAKTQNSDYSAMNTTNYSQAPPLPPGQPPPPLPNPQEPQGVNLSGEKRAINTSDDFGSAKKTKLEDEELTEAEKTFDAQFKQWEEQFNKWKQQNANHPDKTQYKQYEAKWTSWREKLIERREQMRKKREQQKLTSKVDSEKTKNIPGGDKILNILSSSENQGLINNLLGIGKTLGLTGKQDAENSSKLPGNTRTVVPSTQQHAISQPLAMIAPTMTSNMTHAAWAAQQWAAQYNANITAPSYSGFQFLPGIAGPPIAGQSTQVPQLPQVSQGVGNDFSLPPPNLGNSSVNFSQPPPGFGANDSRQMLDSGMKQNDRNIHDRPPLLFDPSGDKKDSFEGNEQFSQSTDNFQSVTNRTDEKGDRFTMTDRTTLGSQFSIRNKPYDRDTQKSEFGMSNRLGGNQFGSDNERYNQPADRFGTTRPGSDFSTNDHSGPGNQRRQENDCFGNSEDRDSGKNRFSITQERDSGINRFARDNDTFAPNSDRFSRHDRIGPGVNRSGHDDSNFGLGSDRFGSSNDRFGLDIDRFSAKNDRFGSDVDRFSSNNDRFGSSSLGDQFRALSKDRFGTGLDRFSSGNSLRGSSNDRLSLGNERFESGSNRFNDRDNFNKNSTFGRDNLGPGNERFNRNDRLDISDPFDSKDLSYVNDNRRDSFGDNSRGSNKNVRPFEASDNITPELRKLMEKRRAAMDVFKPRDDVFNPVRQNSLGSLSESFKKITGELPYTSRNLGDMGTKNLGLGHRGSENLMSRGPGDFGPRSIGTLHSNNNFGPQSSRGIEFGTFGSSSLDKLKPREEFAPSRNEFGPPRNEFAPPKAEFSLPRNEFAPSRNEFGPPRNEFGISGNEFGPPRSQGKFGPRGQEDLERGTRNDETADDQSVNLGSKDKENFDHRDKGRASNEQAELICRLNTSEQGNNTLEKDKILQLEPPCNILPLEKPPWLDTQFSEQNLNDNVNGGTNNNSASQNSGLVTNSERSNNEDVEKAAKSPSKNIDQESDNKDQDQSKGDTDKPMMALDEVNTDGKDRNALPFMGENDPKPEDLNMEPPPELPNLGPLTETPNMPAFRSSETNRDSSANSSGPIPPPLIPPRGPNPLFFDGPGSSSGPFRPGGPNIDQFGPRGPNVNRFEFRAPIDRQFGPRGLPFGLRGSSDTQFRPRGPNDILFGPRGSNNIHFGPRGPNDAQFGPRGPNDTQFGARGPNDTQFGPRGPNDAQFGPRGPNDAVFGSRGPNDTQFGPRGPNDAQFGPRGLNDTQFGPRNLNEGPFGPKGLGDSQFRSRASEQFGSKGIHDNQFNASNQRGPNDSLLGGRLTTEQFGPIGRGFSGPRGPGGGPFSQRPMNPPFAMSRDSNDGQFRPRGPNEGSFGLRGSNVGQRPAIPSLLGLQFDKQPKFDLPNASSNIPNQSSKGFESSSINMDESKTVDRRISGIGESDPTVRITMDQRPKFGPGVVLPQSRPTGLDHRTPFAQGVMERRSSFEKDIPGDGGQSLPFTQGGQMNNELRSLIRHGGSSLNPLHSQEGPEQRPFIQGGLRGLEKIPGVQGGSSNFDQRMEDNVLEQRPPFVLDGQGSSDSNMTRGREQKLGFDPTLRENKNNSQFDSGFRDRLSDHDDRRRPPHGSGIDEFRVGKQFNYNHGGSAVNKMITEIIPEKVIDYGHLTKAVVHEYITPVETFDYGHGNLKPVVPEHEIIPRKDFQHWEETEQSLKEYDERLRLYAREHEWKGRGNLRDDFKFDKPHLRERNWSRPDRRSFECDDRRPSDRDLRARRDRDNREERKERDHERDKDRGREDRDRDDRDRDDRDREYGRNVDREDRSSKDGSDRRDKNRDTSDRNDRMKVEQNKECNRDDDRSKGNVSHPEHQSKSNANTSQETSTSEAKNDSAETTSTKMELPRMPNYTMVDDILFQPGRQTRPPKIVIILRGPPGSGKSFVAKLIKDKEVEQGGSAPRILSLDDYFLVEKEKETKDDNGKKVVAKEMVYEYEEAMEPSYLTSLVKAFKKNITDGYFNFIILDCINEKISDYEEMWSFAKTKGFQVYVCEMEMDVHICLKRNIHNRTEDEINKIVDYFEPTPNHHLKLDVNGMLQEEAIDEVHMEDSHPSPEDTTQANDDSQDSQDEQVGISKWEQMDADNKLDRLDGLAKKKNENRLQTMEDFLQVPDYYNMEDTSGKKRVRWADLEERKEQEKLRAVGFVVGHTNWDRMMDPTKGQSALTRTKYI, from the exons atgcaaaattgGAACCAATGGCAAATGCCGGCTGGTGCCATATCAGCACCAATGCCTCCCACACCAGCTGGCTTCACTGCACCAGGAGCAGATCCTATGGCTATGATGCAGTCCTATATGCAATATTATAATCAGCCA GCTCCAAGTGGCTATACTGCTGAACAATGGGCCGCTGCTCAGCAGCAAAATTGGACCCAGTGGCAGCAGTGGCAACAGCAATTTCAACAATGGCAAGCACAATATGGTGAAAAG TATCAAGAGACAATGAAGCAGTTATCGGCTCAGGGTTTAACCCTGCCAAATGTAACACAGGCGCCGCCACTGCCAAGTTCACAGCCTCTCCCTCCTCTTCCTAAAGAAGAACATGCAAAACCTCCTTTACCACCAGATAACAATAAACCATTCCAATATGCGAATATGCCTCCTCCACATCAAAACAATCTTCCATTATTTCCAGCTAAAACACAAAACTCTGATTATAGCGCCATGAATACTACAAATTATTCACAAGCACCACCTTTACCCCCAGGGCAACCACCCCCACCATTGCCAAACCCCCAAGAACCACAGGGTGTTAATTTGTCAGGTGAGAAACGAGCTATTAATACGTCAGATGATTTTGGTAGTGCTAAAAAGACCAAACTTGAAGACGAAGAGTTGACAGAAGCGGAGAAAACATTTGATGCTCAGTTTAAACAATGGGAAGAACAATTCAATAAGTGGAAACAACAGAATGCAAATCACCCTGATAAG ACACAATATAAGCAGTATGAAGCAAAGTGGACATCATGGCGGGAAAAGCTAATCGAACGTCGAGAGCAAATGCGTAAGAAACGTGAACAACAGAAGCTGACATCGAAGGTAGATTctgagaaaacgaaaaatattcctGGAGGTGACAAGATATTAAACATCTTATCAAGCAGCGAAAATCAGGGTTTGATTAATAATTTACTAGGAATTGGTAAAACCTTAGGGCTGACTGGGAAGCAGGATGCAGAAAATTCTTCAAAGTTACCAGGTAACACGAGGACTGTAGTACCTTCAACACAGCAACATGCTATATCGCAGCCACTTGCAATGATTGCTCCAACGATGACAAGCAATATGACACATGCTGCATGGGCTGCGCAGCAATGGGCTGCTCAATATAATGCAAATATAACAGCCCCAAGTTACAGTGGTTTCCAATTTCTGCCTGGAATAGCTGGTCCCCCTATTGCTGGACAGTCTACTCAAGTTCCCCAATTACCCCAAGTAAGCCAAGGAgttggaaatgatttttctctGCCTCCTCCAAATCTGGGGAATTCAAGcgtgaatttttctcaaccaCCACCAGGATTTGGAGCTAATGATTCAAGGCAAATGTTGGACTCaggaatgaaacaaaatgatCGTAATATCCATGATAGACCTCCGCTGTTATTCGATCCGAGTGGTGACAAAAAAGATAGTTTTGAGGGTAATGAACAATTTTCTCAAAGCACTGATAATTTCCAATCTGTCACTAATCGTACTGATGAAAAAGGTGATCGTTTTACTATGACTGACCGCACTACTTTAGGAAGTCAATTCTCAATTAGAAACAAGCCTTACGATCGAGACACACAAAAAAGTGAATTTGGCATGAGTAATCGTCTCGGAGGTAACCAATTTGGATCTGACAATGAGCGTTATAATCAACCAGCCGATCGATTTGGTACAACCAGACCAGGTAGCGACTTCAGTACTAATGATCATAGTGGTCCAGGAAATCAACGACGACAGGAAAATGACTGCTTTGGAAACAGTGAAGATCGAGATTCAGGAAAAAACCGTTTCAGCATCACTCAAGAGCGAGATTCAGGAATCAATCGTTTTGCAAGAGATAATGATACTTTTGCTCCCAATAGTGACAGATTCAGCCGCCACGACCGCATTGGTCCAGGAGTTAATCGTAGTGGACATGATGATAGCAACTTTGGTCTGGGAAGTGATCGTTTTGGATCGAGTAACGATCGTTTTGGATTAGATATTGATCGATTCTCAGCAAAAAATGATCGTTTCGGATCAGATGTTGATCGGTTTTCGTCGAATAATGATCGTTTTGGGTCTAGTTCACTTGGCGATCAGTTTAGAGCACTATCTAAAGACCGATTTGGAACTGGATTAGATCGTTTCAGCTCTGGTAATAGCCTTCGTGGGTCTAGTAATGATCGTCTAAGCTTGGGTAATGAAAGATTTGAATCTGGAAGTAACCGATTTAATGATAGGgacaatttcaataaaaattctacCTTTGGACGTGATAATTTAGGCCCAGGAAACGAACGTTTTAACCGAAATGATCGATTAGATATTTCTGATCCTTTTGACTCTAAAGATCTTAGTTATGTGAATGACAACCGGCGTGATAGTTTTGGAGATAATTCTAGAGGATCGAACAAAAACGTCAGGCCATTTGAAGCTTCTGATAATATCACACCAGAACTGAGAAAACTTATGGAAAAACGACGGGCTGCTATGGATGTTTTCAAGCCAAGGGATGATGTATTTAATCCTGTTAGACAAAACAGTCTTGGTTCACTGAGCGAGAGCTTTAAGAAGATTACAGGAGAATTACCATACACATCGAGAAATCTTGGGGATATGGGAACAAAAAATCTTGGGCTAGGACACAGAGGCTCCGAAAATTTGATGTCTCGTGGACCAGGAGATTTTGGTCCTAGAAGTATAGGAACACTGCATAGTAATAACAACTTCGGTCCACAGTCTTCTAGAGGTATAGAATTTGGTACCTTCGGAAGTTCCAGCCTGGATAAGTTGAAACCCAGAGAAGAGTTTGCACCCTCAAGAAATGAATTCGGTCCGCCGAGAAATGAATTTGCTCCTCCCAAGGCTGAATTTAGCTTACCCAGAAATGAATTTGCCCCTTCCAGAAATGAATTTGGTCCTCCTAGAAATGAATTTGGTATTTCTGGAAATGAATTTGGTCCTCCAAGAAGTCAAGGCAAATTTGGACCTCGAGGGCAAGAGGATCTGGAACGTGGAACTAGAAATGATGAAACAGCAGACGATCAGTCAGTAAATTTGGGTTCAAAGgacaaagaaaattttgatcatcGGGATAAAGGTAGAGCCTCCAATGAGCAGGCTGAACTCATTTGTAGATTGAATACTTCTGAGCAAGGAAATAATACTTTGGAAAaggataaaattttgcaacttGAGCCTCCGTGCAATATTTTACCACTGGAAAAACCACCGTGGTTGGATACTCAATTCTCAGAACAGAATTTAAATGACAATGTAAATGGTGGTACCAATAATAATTCTGCCAGTCAGAATAGTGGTCTTGTAACAAATTCGGAGCGTTCAAATAATGAAGATGTGGAAAAAGCAGCAAAATCTCCTTCTAAGAACATTGATCAGGAAAGTGATAACAAGGATCAAGACCAATCAAAAGGTGACACTGACAAGCCTATGATGGCACTTGATGAGGTAAATACTGATGGAAAAGATCGAAATGCTTTACCTTTCATGGGTGAAAATGATCCGAAACCTGAAGATTTGAATATGGAACCCCCGCCAGAACTTCCTAATCTAGGACCTTTAACAGAAACACCAAATATGCCAGCATTCAGATCAAGTGAAACAAATCGTGACTCAAGTGCCAACTCATCCGGTCCTATACCACCACCCTTGATCCCACCACGAGGACCGAATCCTTTATTTTTCGATGGTCCGGGTTCATCAAGTGGTCCATTCAGGCCCGGAGGCCCTAACATTGATCAGTTCGGACCTAGGGGTCCAAATGTAAACCGTTTCGAATTCAGAGCTCCTATTGATAGACAATTTGGGCCACGAGGTCTCCCGTTTGGCTTAAGAGGTTCGAGTGATACTCAGTTTCGCCCGAGAGGTCCAAACGACATTCTCTTTGGTCCAAGAGGttcaaataatattcattttggTCCAAGAGGTCCAAACGATGCTCAGTTTGGTCCACGCGGGCCCAATGATACTCAGTTTGGTGCACGAGGGCCCAATGATACTCAGTTTGGCCCAAGAGGCCCAAATGATGCTCAGTTTGGTCCGAGAGGTCCGAACGACGCTGTGTTTGGGTCAAGAGGACCGAACGACACTCAGTTTGGTCCAAGAGGTCCAAATGACGCTCAGTTTGGTCCAAGGGGTCTAAATGATACTCAGTTTGGCCCACGAAATCTGAATGAAGGGCCCTTTGGACCTAAAGGATTAGGTGATAGTCAGTTTAGATCAAGAGCTTCAGAGCAATTTGGTTCGAAAGGTATCCATGACAATCAGTTTAATGCCTCTAATCAAAGAGGTCCAAATGATAGTTTACTAGGAGGTCGCTTAACTACTGAGCAATTTGGTCCAATCGGACGCGGTTTTTCTGGACCAAGAGGGCCAGGTGGTGGACCATTTAGTCAACGACCAATGAATCCGCCATTTGCAATGTCCAGAGACTCCAATGACGGACAGTTTAGGCCGCGAGGGCCAAATGAGGGAAGCTTTGGGTTACGAGGTTCAAATGTTGGTCAAAGACCAGCGATTCCATCTCTTTTGGGGCTTCAATTTGATAAACAGCCAAAATTTGATCTACCAAATGCATCTAGCAATATTCCTAATCAGAGTAGTAAGGGCTTTGAGTCAAGCAGTATTAATATGGATGAGAGCAAAACTGTTGATAGGAGAATATCTGGAATTGGTGAGTCTGATCCGACGGTGCGCATTACAATGGATCAAAGGCCTAAGTTTGGTCCAGGTGTAGTATTACCACAGAGTAGACCTACAGGCTTGGACCACAGAACTCCATTTGCCCAAGGAGTAATGGAACGGAGATCATCATTCGAAAAAGATATTCCAGGTGATGGAGGACAAAGTTTGCCTTTCACGCAAGGAGGACAAATGAATAATGAACTAAGATCACTCATTCGGCATGGTGGATCATCGTTAAATCCACTACATTCTCAAGAAGGTCCAGAGCAACGACCATTCATCCAAGGTGGTCTGAGaggtttggaaaaaattcctgGTGTGCAGGGTGGGTCAAGTAATTTTGATCAAAGAATGGAAGACAACGTTCTAGAACAAAGACCTCCATTTGTGCTAGATGGACAAGGAAGTTCAGATTCCAACATGACACGTGGCCGTGAACAGAAATTAGGGTTTGATCCTACCttacgtgaaaataaaaataactcaCAGTTTGACTCAGGATTTCGTGATAGATTGAGTGATCATGATGATCGCCGAAGACCACCACATGGTTCAGGCATTGATGAATTTCGTGTTGGGAAACAATTTAATTATAACCATGGTGGAAGTGCAGTGAATAAGATGATCACTGAAATAATTCCTGAAAAAGTTATAGATTACGGCCACCTAACGAAAGCTGTCGTACATGAGTACATAACTCCCGTTGAGACATTTGATTATGGTCATGGTAATTTAAAACCTGTGGTGCCTGAACATGAAATAATACCACGAAAAGATTTTCAACACTGGGAGGAAACCGAACAAAGTTTGAAGGAATATGACGAAAGATTAAGATTATATGCACGGGAACATGAATGGAAAGGTCGGGGAAACTTACGAgatgatttcaaatttgataaacCACATTTAAGAGAACGTAATTGGTCCAGGCCAGACAGAAGATCGTTTGAATGCGATGATCGAAGACCATCAGATAGAGACTTAAGAGCCAGGAGAGACAGAGATAACAGGGAAGAGCGCAAGGAACGTGACCACGAACGTGACAAGGACCGAGGCCGTGAAGACAGAGATCGGGATGATAGAGATCGCGATGATAGAGATCGTGAATATGGACGTAATGTCGATCGAGAAGACCGTTCATCGAAAGATGGAAGTGATCGTAGAG ATAAAAATCGAGACACAAGTGACAGAAATGACCGAATGAAAGtcgaacaaaataaagaatgcaACAGAGATGACGACAG ATCTAAGGGCAACGTAAGTCATCCGGAGCATCAGAGTAAAAGCAACGCTAATACTTCTCAGGAAACCAG TACTTCAGAGGCTAAAAATGATTCTGCGGAGACAACTTCCACGAAAATGGAACTGCCAAGAATGCCAAACTACACCATGGTTGacgatattttattccagcCTGGACGTCAGACTAGGCCACCCAAGATAGTGATTATTTTAAGAGGGCCACCAGGCAGTGGGAAGTCATTTGTTGCTAAACTCATCAAG GATAAAGAAGTCGAGCAAGGAGGTTCAGCTCCAAGAATTTTAAGCCTTGATGATTATTTCCTTGTtgaaaaggagaaagaaactAAGGACGATAATGGCAAAAAAGTAGTTGCaaag GAAATGGTCTATGAATACGAAGAAGCAATGGAACCCAGTTACTTGACATCTCTTGTCAAGGCGTTTAAAAAGAATATCACAGACGGCTactttaatttcattattctgGATtgtattaatgaaaaaatttctgattaCGAGGAAATGTGGAGCTTTGCTAAAACTAAGGGCTTTCAG GTGTATGTATGTGAGATGGAAATGGATGTACACATTTGCTTGAAGCGCAATATTCATAATCGCACCGAGgacgaaattaataaaattgtcGATTATTTTGAACCAACACCTAACCACCACTTGAAACTGGATGTTAATGGGATGCTCCAGGAAGAAGCAATCGATGAg GTTCATATGGAAGATAGCCACCCATCACCGGAGGATACTACCCAAGCAAATGATGATAGCCAGGATAGTCAAGACGAACAAGTT